The DNA segment CACCTTCCGAACGTCTCCGCCGCAGACGCGTGGCCATATCCCGCGCCTCGGCACGAAAGTGGGCCGGGCCGATGGATGAAGGTCAGTACTACCCGAGACTCGTGGGACCCAGCCGCGCCACGGGCGGCACGACCGTGCTGGAACTCCGCGGTGAGCTGGACATTCTCGCCGTGTCGGTGCTGTCCGACCGGCTGGACGAGATCACCGGCACGCAGGGCGCCGACCTCGTGGTCGACGTACGCGCGGTCACGTTCATCGACTGCGCCGGGCTGTCCCTGCTCAGCCGCGCCCGCTTCCGGACCCGGCAGCGGGGCGGCCGGATGCGGCTGGCCGGCGTCTTCGGCGGCGGCAGCGTCGCGCGGCTGCTGCGGATGACCGGCCTGGCCGGCAGCTTCGAGATCATGTCCGACGACACCGGCGGTGGCGACGACACGGACGCGGCCGCCGGACCGTCCGGACCGGCCGGGGCCACGGACCCCGCGGGCACCGCCGTCGCCTGATCCGCCCGCCCGCGCTGCGCCGCCGCCCGCCGTTCCGCCGGGTCTCAGGCCGGCAGGGCCGCTTCGATCGCGGTGATCAGTTCCGTGGCCTCCGGCTCGGTGCGCGGCCGGAAGCGGCCCGCGACCTGCCCCTGGGCATCGATCAGGAACTTCTCGAAGTTCCACTGGACGTCGCCGGCCGCCCCTTCGGCGTCCTCGGTGCCGGTCAGTGCCGCGTACAGCGGGTGCCGGTCCTCGCCGTTGACGTCGGTCTTCTCGAACAGCGGGAAGCTCACGCCGTACGACGCCGAGCAGAAGGCGGCGATCTCCTCGGCGGTGCCGGGCTCCTGGCCCGCGAACTGGTTGCTGGGGAAGCCCAGCACACTGAAGCCACGGTCCCCGTAGCGCTGCTGCAGCCGCTCCAGGCCGGAGTACTGCGGGGTCAGCCCGCATCGGGACGCCACGTTCACCACCAGCAGGGCCCTGCCCCGGTAGTCGGCGAGCGAAGCGGGCTCACCGGTCAGGGTGCGCAGGGGGATGTCGTACAGGCTCACGGGCATGCTCCTCGTCACGGGTCCGCGGATACGGACGGCCATCATCCGTGCCAACCGCGCCGCCCGTCCCGGTCTTCCCCGGATCGTCGGCCGGCCAGGACACGACCGGCCGGATCTCGCCCGAGCGCCACTCCTTGAGCAGCTGGTCGAAGATCGGCGTTTCCTCCTGGGCCCGGCGGCGCGCCTGCCGGGCGGGGGGCGGCAGGGCCGGCGGCTGGTGGGGGAGGGCGATGCGGCGAAAAGGGTGGGAGGCGGGCTGCTTGGCGTCCATGCCCGGACTCAACCGGAAATCGGCCCCCGAGTTGCGGGACGCGGCCGGGGCGGCCCCGAGATGCCCCTGCGGTGGTGACGGGCAGAAGATACGTTCGCGCGTGACGAAGGGACCGGCGGATGTCCCACCGGTCCCTTCGTCGACGGCAGTCCTGCGTCACCGCGCCCCGGCCCCCGGCTGTGCGCACGGTACCGGGCGCGGCGGGCGGATCAGCTCCGGCACAGCAGCGCGGTGAGGACCTGCCGGAGCGCCGCCTCGGGGTCGGCCACCCGGCCCTCGGCCCGCCACGCCACGAAGCCGTCGGGGCGCACCAGCACCGCGCCCTCGGACGTCGTCCCGTGCTTCTCGGCCCAGTCGACGCCGTCCTCGGGCACCAGGTCGTCGTTCGGCCCGGTGCCGACCTGGTAGCAGTCCAGTGCGAGGGAGAACTGCTGGATGGCGCCCTTGGCGGCGGTCCGCCACATCTCGCCCTCGGAGCCGGTCAGCAGGACGAACGAGGTCTCGTACAGATCGAGGGTCGAGCGCCGCTCGCCGCCGGCCCGTACCCACATGTGCGGGGCGCGGGTGCCCGGCTCGCCCGTCAGCCGCAGCTGGTCGGGCACCACCGGCAGCCCGGGGTCGGCGCCGACGACCGCGCCCTGCGGGTAGCAGTAGCCCAGGGCGACGGTGAGCACCCCGCGCTGCCGGCCACCGCCCGCGCCGGGAGCGGGGGAGTAGCCCGGGTGGCTGTGCTCGGCCGAGCGCGCCGAGGCGCGGGCGCTGGTCTCCCGCGCCACCGGCTGCCGCTCCGCCTCGTAGGTCGCCAGCAGCTCCGGGCCCGCCGAGCCGTTGAGCACGGCGGCGAGCTTCCAGGCGATGTTATGGGCGTCCTGGATGCCGGTGTTGGAGCCGAACGCCCCGGTGGGGGACATCTCGTGGGCCGAGTCGCCGGCGAGGAAGACCCGGCCGGCCGCGTACCGCTCGGCGACCCGCTCGGCGGCGTGCCACGGGGCCTTGCCGGTGATCTCAACTGCCATGCCTGGTACGCCCGTTGCCCGGCGGATGTGCTCGATGCACCGCTCGTCGGTGAAGTCCTCCAGGGTCTCGCCCGACTCGGGGTGCCAGGGGGCGTGGAAGACCCAGTCCGCCTTGTTGTCGACCGGCAGCAGCGCGCCGTCGGCCTCCGGGTCGGTCAA comes from the Streptomyces angustmyceticus genome and includes:
- a CDS encoding STAS domain-containing protein, which gives rise to MGPSRATGGTTVLELRGELDILAVSVLSDRLDEITGTQGADLVVDVRAVTFIDCAGLSLLSRARFRTRQRGGRMRLAGVFGGGSVARLLRMTGLAGSFEIMSDDTGGGDDTDAAAGPSGPAGATDPAGTAVA
- a CDS encoding glutathione peroxidase, giving the protein MSLYDIPLRTLTGEPASLADYRGRALLVVNVASRCGLTPQYSGLERLQQRYGDRGFSVLGFPSNQFAGQEPGTAEEIAAFCSASYGVSFPLFEKTDVNGEDRHPLYAALTGTEDAEGAAGDVQWNFEKFLIDAQGQVAGRFRPRTEPEATELITAIEAALPA
- a CDS encoding FAD-dependent oxidoreductase, giving the protein MNPTAEDRVPVLVVGGSLVGLSASLFLGRLGVRHLLVEKHADTSRHPRGRGNNVRTMELFRVAGAEARIREAASVLADNHGILQARSLTGDDQEWLFKEIDPGGGLARISPSAWCLCSQNDLEPVLVRCAREHGGDLRFSTELSSFEQDAHGVRATLRNRETGEVTTVHADYLIAADGPRSPVRERLGIGQTGPGDLFHNVSITFRAPQLADVVGDRRFIACYLTDPEADGALLPVDNKADWVFHAPWHPESGETLEDFTDERCIEHIRRATGVPGMAVEITGKAPWHAAERVAERYAAGRVFLAGDSAHEMSPTGAFGSNTGIQDAHNIAWKLAAVLNGSAGPELLATYEAERQPVARETSARASARSAEHSHPGYSPAPGAGGGRQRGVLTVALGYCYPQGAVVGADPGLPVVPDQLRLTGEPGTRAPHMWVRAGGERRSTLDLYETSFVLLTGSEGEMWRTAAKGAIQQFSLALDCYQVGTGPNDDLVPEDGVDWAEKHGTTSEGAVLVRPDGFVAWRAEGRVADPEAALRQVLTALLCRS